A stretch of the Streptomyces sp. NBC_01428 genome encodes the following:
- a CDS encoding sulfurtransferase: MNATITASELASDLAGPNPPVLLDVRWQLGGPDLRSAYEEAHIPGAVFVDLDSELAGPAGAAGRHPLPDPEVFGAAMRAAGVSGNRDVVVYDGGQGWAAARAWWLLGHSGHPSVRVLDGGFAAWTGPVSSEVPAPAPGTFVPAPGARPSLDADAAAALARSGLLLDARAGERYRGEVEPIDRVGGHIPGAVSAPTSENVTEDGRFLPAPELADRFTSLGATPGAEVGVYCGSGVSGAHQVLALAVAGIPAALYVGSWSEWSQDESRPVAVGPDPQ; encoded by the coding sequence ATGAACGCCACCATCACCGCATCCGAACTCGCGAGCGACCTCGCGGGACCGAACCCCCCGGTCCTCCTCGATGTCCGCTGGCAGCTGGGCGGCCCCGACCTGCGCTCCGCGTACGAGGAGGCGCACATCCCGGGGGCCGTCTTCGTCGACCTGGATTCCGAACTCGCTGGTCCGGCCGGTGCCGCGGGGCGTCATCCGCTGCCCGACCCGGAGGTCTTCGGCGCGGCCATGCGGGCCGCCGGTGTCTCCGGGAACCGCGACGTCGTCGTGTACGACGGGGGGCAGGGCTGGGCCGCCGCGCGCGCCTGGTGGCTGCTGGGCCATTCGGGTCATCCGTCGGTACGCGTGCTTGACGGCGGGTTCGCCGCCTGGACCGGGCCGGTGTCCTCGGAGGTCCCCGCGCCGGCGCCCGGGACGTTCGTACCGGCGCCCGGCGCACGGCCGTCGCTCGACGCGGACGCCGCGGCCGCGCTCGCCCGGTCCGGGCTGCTGCTGGACGCCCGCGCCGGTGAGCGCTACCGCGGCGAGGTCGAGCCGATCGACCGGGTCGGCGGGCACATTCCCGGTGCCGTCTCCGCGCCGACCTCGGAGAACGTGACGGAGGACGGCCGCTTCCTGCCCGCTCCCGAGCTCGCCGACCGATTCACGTCGCTGGGCGCGACGCCCGGGGCCGAGGTCGGCGTCTACTGCGGCTCCGGTGTCTCCGGCGCCCACCAGGTGCTGGCACTCGCCGTGGCCGGGATCCCCGCCGCGCTGTACGTGGGTTCGTGGTCGGAGTGGTCCCAGGACGAGTCCCGCCCGGTCGCCGTGGGCCCCGACCCGCAGTAA
- a CDS encoding bifunctional acetate--CoA ligase family protein/GNAT family N-acetyltransferase — protein MQTPSDRHEYPAHWEADVVLRDGGTARVRPITVDDAERLVSFYEQVSDESKYYRFFAPYPRLSAKDVHRFTHHDFVDRVGLAATVGGEFIATVRYDRIDARGLPASAPADEAEVAFLVQDAHQGRGVASALLEHVAAVARERGIRRFAAEVLPANNKMIKVFTDAGYTQKRSFEDGVVRLEFDLEPTDRSLAVQRAREQRAEARSVKRLLAPGSVAVIGAGRTPGGVGRSVLDNLRGAGFTGRLYAVNRALEEKDLDGVPAHRSVRDIEEPVDLAVVAVPAEQVLDVVSECGEHGVQGLVVVSAGYAESGVEGRERQRELVRHARTYGMRIIGPNAFGVINTSPEVRLNASLAPEMPRPGRIGLFAQSGAIGIALLSRLHRRGGGVTGVTGVSTFISSGNRADVSGNDVLQYWFDDPDTDVALMYLESIGNPRKFTRLARRTAAAKPLVVVQGARHGGAAPQGHAVRATRLPHATVSALLRQAGVIRVDTITELVDAGLLLARQPLPRGPRVAIVGNSESLGLLTYDACLAEGLRPLPPKDLTTAASAADFHRALSDALADDDCDAVVVTAIPAVGETSTADAALAEALRSSAAAAPAKPVLVVHVELGGLAEALSAAASTAPQAAEAATGGASAAARRFHPADGAPPAEASADSPADSRLIPAYPAAERAVRALAEAVKYAQWRLDATEPGKVPEYEDIDEKGAAELIDGLLARGEGLTLDGEDTCALLGRYGIDVHRALPAPTPDDAVAAADTIGYPVALKTTAPHLRHRADLGGVRLDLADEEQLRRAYAELTELFGTPTVLRPVVQGMAPRGVDTVVRAVIDPAAGAVLSFGLAGAASELLGDTAHRLIPVTDRDATSLVRSIRTAPLLFGWRGSAPVDTAALEQLMLRVSRLVDDHPEVVAVSLEPVVVAPTGVSVLGATVRLARAPIRDDLGPRTLPVV, from the coding sequence ATGCAGACCCCGTCGGACCGGCACGAGTACCCCGCGCACTGGGAGGCCGACGTGGTGCTGCGCGACGGCGGCACCGCGCGCGTCAGGCCCATCACGGTCGACGACGCGGAGCGACTGGTCAGCTTCTACGAGCAGGTGTCGGACGAGTCGAAGTACTACCGCTTCTTCGCGCCCTACCCCCGGCTCTCCGCCAAGGACGTCCACCGTTTCACGCACCACGACTTCGTCGACCGGGTGGGTCTGGCGGCCACGGTCGGCGGCGAGTTCATCGCCACGGTGCGGTACGACCGGATCGACGCCCGGGGCCTGCCCGCGTCCGCGCCCGCCGACGAGGCGGAGGTCGCCTTCCTCGTACAGGACGCCCATCAGGGCCGCGGTGTCGCCTCGGCCCTCCTCGAACACGTCGCGGCCGTGGCCCGCGAGCGCGGGATCCGCCGCTTCGCCGCCGAGGTGCTCCCCGCGAACAACAAGATGATCAAGGTCTTCACGGACGCCGGATACACCCAGAAGCGCAGCTTCGAGGACGGCGTCGTACGCCTGGAGTTCGACCTCGAACCCACCGACCGCTCGCTCGCCGTGCAGCGTGCCCGGGAACAGCGCGCCGAGGCGCGGTCCGTGAAGCGGCTCCTGGCGCCCGGCTCCGTCGCCGTCATCGGGGCGGGGCGCACCCCGGGGGGAGTGGGCCGCAGTGTGCTCGACAACCTCCGCGGGGCCGGCTTCACCGGCCGCCTCTACGCCGTGAACAGGGCACTGGAGGAGAAGGACCTGGACGGTGTCCCAGCGCACCGCTCCGTCCGGGACATCGAGGAGCCCGTCGACCTCGCGGTCGTCGCCGTCCCCGCCGAGCAGGTCCTCGACGTCGTCAGCGAGTGCGGCGAGCACGGGGTGCAGGGGCTCGTGGTGGTCTCCGCCGGCTACGCCGAGAGCGGCGTGGAGGGACGCGAGCGCCAGCGCGAACTCGTCCGGCACGCGCGCACGTACGGGATGCGGATCATCGGGCCGAACGCCTTCGGCGTCATCAACACCTCACCGGAGGTGCGGTTGAACGCCTCCCTCGCCCCCGAGATGCCGCGTCCCGGACGGATCGGGCTCTTCGCGCAGTCCGGCGCCATCGGCATCGCCCTGCTCTCCCGGCTGCACCGCCGGGGCGGCGGCGTCACCGGAGTGACCGGCGTGTCGACCTTCATCTCCTCCGGCAACCGGGCGGACGTGTCCGGCAACGACGTCCTCCAGTACTGGTTCGACGACCCGGACACCGACGTCGCCCTCATGTACCTCGAATCCATCGGCAACCCGCGCAAGTTCACCCGCCTCGCGCGCCGGACCGCCGCGGCGAAGCCACTGGTCGTGGTCCAGGGAGCACGGCACGGCGGAGCGGCCCCCCAGGGACACGCCGTACGCGCCACCCGACTCCCGCACGCCACCGTCTCCGCCCTGCTGCGCCAGGCCGGCGTCATCCGCGTGGACACGATCACCGAACTCGTCGACGCCGGACTGCTGCTGGCCCGCCAGCCCCTCCCCAGGGGGCCCCGCGTGGCGATCGTCGGGAACTCGGAGTCGCTGGGCCTGCTGACCTACGACGCCTGCCTCGCCGAAGGCCTCCGGCCGCTGCCGCCGAAGGACCTGACCACGGCCGCCTCGGCGGCCGACTTCCACCGGGCGCTGTCGGACGCCCTCGCCGACGACGACTGCGACGCCGTGGTCGTGACGGCCATCCCGGCGGTGGGGGAGACCTCCACCGCGGACGCCGCACTCGCCGAGGCGCTCCGCTCCTCCGCCGCGGCCGCCCCCGCCAAGCCCGTCCTCGTCGTGCACGTCGAGCTGGGCGGGCTCGCCGAGGCCCTCTCCGCCGCGGCCAGCACCGCCCCCCAGGCCGCCGAGGCGGCGACGGGCGGCGCGTCCGCCGCGGCCCGGCGCTTCCATCCTGCGGACGGGGCGCCGCCCGCCGAGGCGAGCGCCGACTCACCCGCGGACTCCCGGCTCATCCCCGCCTACCCCGCCGCCGAGCGTGCCGTCCGTGCCCTCGCGGAGGCCGTCAAGTACGCCCAGTGGCGGCTCGACGCCACCGAGCCGGGCAAGGTGCCCGAGTACGAGGACATCGACGAGAAGGGGGCGGCCGAGCTGATCGACGGCCTCCTCGCGCGCGGAGAGGGACTGACCCTCGACGGCGAGGACACCTGCGCGCTGCTCGGGCGGTACGGCATCGACGTGCACCGCGCGCTGCCCGCCCCCACCCCGGACGACGCCGTGGCCGCGGCGGACACCATCGGCTACCCGGTGGCCCTCAAGACCACCGCACCGCACCTGCGGCACCGGGCCGACCTCGGCGGCGTCCGGCTGGACCTGGCGGATGAGGAGCAACTGCGCCGCGCGTACGCGGAGTTGACCGAGCTGTTCGGGACACCCACGGTGCTGCGCCCGGTCGTGCAGGGGATGGCGCCGCGCGGCGTCGACACGGTGGTCCGCGCGGTGATCGACCCGGCGGCCGGGGCGGTGCTCTCCTTCGGGCTGGCCGGAGCCGCCTCCGAGCTGCTCGGTGACACGGCGCACCGGCTGATCCCGGTCACGGACCGGGACGCGACCTCGCTGGTCCGGTCGATCCGGACGGCACCGCTGCTGTTCGGCTGGCGCGGCTCCGCGCCGGTGGACACGGCGGCCCTCGAACAGCTCATGCTGCGCGTGTCCCGGCTGGTCGACGACCACCCGGAGGTCGTGGCCGTCTCCCTGGAGCCCGTGGTGGTCGCCCCGACCGGCGTGAGCGTCCTGGGTGCCACGGTGCGGCTCGCCCGCGCCCCCATCCGGGACGACCTGGGCCCCCGCACCCTCCCCGTCGTCTGA
- a CDS encoding VOC family protein yields MTEARGSAGLNGTTHARHAPGAPCWVSLMVHEMAATQEFYGELFGWEFQPGPQQLGPYARAMLDGHEVAGIGQLPPDRHLPIAWTPYFASEDADRTAATVRQSGGTVGVGPLDAAEAGRLAIASDPSGAVFGIWQVAAHLGTAITGVTGTPAWNELVTRDSESVVKFYQGVFGYELEPTVSADFDYVTLHIDGAPVAGVHGVGNALPRDRGPHWLTYFEAADVDDTVRRVGELGGHLLKAAHDSPHGRVATVADPEGAMFSLIHAVT; encoded by the coding sequence ATGACCGAGGCACGGGGGTCGGCCGGCCTGAACGGCACCACGCATGCTCGGCACGCGCCCGGCGCACCCTGCTGGGTGAGCCTGATGGTGCACGAGATGGCCGCGACCCAGGAGTTCTACGGAGAGTTGTTCGGCTGGGAGTTCCAGCCGGGCCCGCAGCAGCTCGGCCCCTACGCGCGGGCCATGCTCGACGGCCACGAGGTGGCCGGCATCGGCCAGTTGCCGCCCGACCGGCACCTGCCCATCGCCTGGACGCCGTACTTCGCTTCGGAGGACGCGGACCGGACGGCCGCGACGGTACGGCAGAGCGGCGGCACCGTGGGCGTGGGCCCGCTCGACGCGGCGGAGGCCGGGCGCCTCGCGATCGCCTCCGACCCGTCCGGTGCCGTCTTCGGCATCTGGCAGGTCGCCGCCCACCTCGGCACCGCGATCACCGGCGTGACGGGCACCCCGGCGTGGAACGAGCTCGTGACGCGGGACAGCGAGAGCGTCGTCAAGTTCTACCAGGGGGTCTTCGGGTACGAACTGGAGCCGACCGTCTCCGCCGACTTCGACTACGTGACGCTGCACATCGACGGGGCCCCGGTGGCCGGCGTCCACGGTGTCGGGAACGCCCTGCCGCGCGACCGCGGGCCGCACTGGCTGACGTACTTCGAGGCGGCCGACGTCGACGACACCGTCCGGCGGGTCGGGGAACTCGGCGGGCACCTTCTGAAGGCCGCCCACGACTCCCCGCACGGACGGGTGGCGACGGTGGCGGACCCCGAAGGGGCGATGTTCTCGTTGATCCATGCCGTCACGTGA
- a CDS encoding M23 family metallopeptidase: protein MAFTCGTGKHRRPSRVQRTTKNVVGVAALTTTGVLGTLAAPAFAAEPSAEQTGLTQAITIGDSVAEQIDEQADAQQHAADVAAAREKAEQAARKKAAEQAAKARETKERAARAAERKRLNTFVLPIAGSYVSTGYKTGGSLWSSGSHTGVDFHAASGTSVHSVGAGTVVTAGWGGAYGNQVVIKMHDGTYTMYGHLSSIGVSVGQTVTPGQQIAISGSTGNTTGPHLHFEARTTAEYGSDMDPVAYLRSHGVNV, encoded by the coding sequence ATGGCGTTCACCTGTGGCACCGGGAAGCATCGTCGTCCGAGCCGCGTGCAGCGCACCACGAAGAACGTAGTCGGCGTCGCGGCCCTCACCACCACCGGTGTCCTCGGAACCCTCGCGGCCCCCGCGTTCGCCGCGGAACCCTCCGCCGAGCAGACCGGGCTGACCCAGGCCATCACCATCGGTGACTCCGTGGCCGAGCAGATCGACGAGCAGGCCGACGCGCAGCAGCACGCCGCCGACGTGGCCGCCGCGCGGGAGAAGGCCGAGCAGGCCGCCCGCAAGAAGGCCGCCGAGCAGGCAGCGAAGGCGCGCGAGACCAAGGAGCGGGCCGCCCGTGCCGCCGAGCGCAAGCGGCTCAACACCTTCGTCCTGCCGATAGCCGGCTCGTACGTCTCCACCGGCTACAAGACCGGCGGCAGCCTCTGGTCGTCCGGCAGCCACACCGGAGTCGACTTCCACGCGGCATCGGGCACCTCGGTGCACTCCGTCGGCGCCGGAACCGTCGTCACGGCCGGCTGGGGCGGCGCCTACGGCAATCAAGTGGTGATCAAGATGCACGACGGCACGTACACCATGTACGGGCACCTGTCGTCCATCGGCGTCTCCGTGGGGCAGACGGTCACCCCGGGCCAGCAGATCGCGATCTCCGGCTCGACCGGCAACACCACGGGACCGCACCTCCACTTCGAGGCACGCACCACCGCGGAGTACGGCTCCGACATGGACCCCGTCGCGTACCTCCGCTCGCACGGCGTCAACGTCTGA
- a CDS encoding HPr family phosphocarrier protein, with the protein MAERRVNVGWAEGLHARPASIFVRATTASGVPVTIAKADGNPVNAASMLAVLGLGAQGGEEIVLASDAEGADAALDRLAKLVAEGLDELPETV; encoded by the coding sequence ATGGCTGAGCGCCGCGTCAACGTCGGCTGGGCTGAGGGCCTCCACGCCCGCCCCGCCTCCATCTTCGTCCGGGCCACCACGGCCTCCGGCGTCCCCGTGACGATCGCCAAGGCCGACGGCAACCCCGTCAACGCGGCCTCCATGCTGGCGGTCCTCGGTCTGGGCGCCCAGGGCGGCGAGGAGATCGTCCTCGCGTCGGACGCCGAGGGTGCGGACGCCGCCCTCGACCGCCTGGCGAAGCTGGTCGCCGAGGGGCTCGACGAGCTCCCCGAGACCGTCTGA
- a CDS encoding M16 family metallopeptidase: MTELATMDFHPQPQAGQPKPWAFPAPERGTLDNGLTVLRCHRPGQQVVAVEVILAAPLEAEPAGLDGLATIMARAFSEGTDKHSAEDFAAELERCGATLDAHADHPGVRLSLEVPVSRLPKGLGLLADALRAPAFADSEIERLVRNRLDEIPHETANPARRAAKELSRQLFPATARMSRPRQGTEETVQKIDSAAVRSFYEKHVRPATATAVVVGDLTDVDVDALLGDTLGSWTGSTAEPRPVPPVHADDTGRVIIVDRPGAVQTQLLIGRVGADRHDRVWPAQVLGTYCLGGTLTSRLDRVLREEKGYTYGVRAFGQVLRSAPDGTGAAMLAISGSVDTPNTGPALDDLWKVLRTLAAEGLTDAERDVAVQNLVGVAPLKFETAAAVAGTLADQVEQYLPDDYQSTLYQQLAATGTVEATAAAVSAFPTDRLVTVLVGDAAQIEEPVRALGIGEVTVVTAE, translated from the coding sequence GTGACCGAGCTCGCCACCATGGACTTCCATCCGCAGCCGCAGGCCGGCCAGCCGAAGCCGTGGGCGTTCCCCGCCCCCGAGCGCGGCACCCTCGACAACGGCCTGACCGTCCTGCGCTGCCACCGCCCCGGCCAGCAGGTCGTCGCCGTCGAGGTGATCCTCGCCGCGCCGCTGGAGGCAGAGCCCGCGGGCCTGGACGGCCTCGCCACGATCATGGCGCGTGCCTTCTCCGAGGGCACCGACAAGCACTCGGCCGAGGACTTCGCCGCCGAGCTGGAGCGCTGCGGCGCCACGCTCGACGCGCACGCCGACCACCCCGGTGTCCGGCTGTCCCTCGAAGTGCCCGTCTCGCGCCTGCCCAAGGGCTTGGGCCTGCTCGCCGACGCCCTGCGGGCACCGGCCTTCGCGGACAGCGAGATCGAGCGCCTGGTGCGCAACCGGCTCGACGAGATCCCGCACGAGACGGCCAACCCGGCCCGCCGCGCGGCCAAGGAGCTCTCCCGCCAGCTGTTCCCGGCGACCGCGCGCATGTCGCGCCCCCGCCAGGGCACCGAGGAGACCGTCCAGAAGATCGACTCCGCGGCCGTACGGTCCTTCTACGAGAAGCACGTTCGTCCCGCGACCGCCACCGCCGTGGTGGTGGGCGACCTCACCGACGTGGACGTGGACGCGCTGCTCGGTGACACCCTCGGCTCCTGGACCGGTTCGACCGCCGAGCCGCGCCCCGTACCGCCGGTGCACGCCGACGACACGGGCCGCGTGATCATCGTGGACCGCCCCGGCGCCGTCCAGACGCAGCTGCTCATCGGGCGGGTCGGCGCCGACCGGCACGACCGTGTGTGGCCGGCCCAGGTGCTCGGCACCTACTGCCTGGGCGGCACCCTCACCTCACGCCTGGACCGCGTCCTGCGCGAGGAGAAGGGCTACACGTACGGCGTGCGGGCGTTCGGCCAGGTCCTTCGTTCCGCGCCGGACGGCACCGGTGCCGCGATGCTCGCCATCAGCGGCTCGGTGGACACCCCGAACACCGGCCCGGCGCTGGACGACCTGTGGAAGGTGCTCCGCACCCTCGCGGCCGAGGGGCTGACCGACGCGGAGCGCGACGTCGCCGTGCAGAACCTGGTGGGCGTGGCGCCCCTCAAGTTCGAGACGGCGGCGGCTGTCGCGGGCACCCTCGCCGACCAGGTCGAGCAGTACCTGCCGGACGACTACCAGTCGACGCTCTATCAGCAGCTGGCTGCCACCGGCACGGTGGAGGCCACCGCCGCCGCCGTCAGCGCCTTCCCGACGGACCGTCTGGTGACCGTCCTGGTGGGCGACGCCGCGCAGATCGAGGAGCCGGTCAGGGCGCTCGGCATCGGTGAAGTCACCGTGGTCACCGCCGAGTAG
- a CDS encoding GntR family transcriptional regulator — protein MRIPAHSVCTAIRDDIVAGVYERGGRLTEELLARRYGVSRVPVREALRTLEAEGFVVTRRHAGACVAEPSEQEGADLLEMRMLLEPLAAARAAQRRTEAHLKVLRGLVRLGQERSRRGNSEDLRSLGGWFHETLAQASGSPALTSTLSQLRHKIAWMYVVEAPVNPAESWAEHGGIVDAVARGDGERARAITALHAERSAAAHRLRFPAGGDRQDRVRTSQHPVNMTGQRH, from the coding sequence ATGCGTATTCCGGCGCACTCGGTATGCACGGCGATCCGCGACGACATCGTCGCGGGCGTCTACGAGCGTGGCGGCCGGCTCACCGAGGAACTGCTCGCGCGGCGCTACGGCGTCTCGCGCGTCCCCGTGCGCGAGGCGCTGCGCACCCTGGAGGCCGAGGGCTTCGTGGTCACCCGGCGACACGCGGGCGCCTGTGTCGCCGAACCCAGCGAGCAGGAGGGCGCGGATCTCCTGGAGATGCGCATGCTGCTGGAGCCGCTCGCTGCCGCACGCGCCGCGCAGCGTCGTACCGAGGCCCACCTCAAGGTGCTTCGCGGGCTGGTCAGGCTGGGCCAGGAGCGCTCCAGGCGGGGCAACAGTGAGGATCTGCGCTCCCTGGGCGGCTGGTTCCACGAGACGCTCGCACAGGCCTCCGGAAGCCCCGCGCTGACGTCGACCCTCTCCCAGCTGCGACACAAGATCGCCTGGATGTACGTGGTCGAGGCGCCGGTCAACCCCGCCGAGTCCTGGGCGGAGCACGGCGGCATCGTCGACGCGGTCGCCCGAGGGGACGGCGAGCGGGCCCGTGCGATCACCGCGCTGCACGCGGAGCGCTCGGCGGCCGCGCACCGGCTGCGATTCCCCGCCGGCGGGGACCGGCAGGACCGTGTGAGGACTTCGCAACATCCCGTAAACATGACGGGCCAGCGTCATTAA
- a CDS encoding thymidine kinase encodes MPELVFFSGTMDCGKSTLALQIEHNRSARGLQGMIFTRDDRAGEGKLSSRLGLVTDAVEVADDQDLYAYVVDHLSQGGRADYVIADEAQFLAPGQIDQLARVVDDLDVDVFAFGITTDFRSKLFPGSQRLVELADRVEVLQVEALCWCGARATHNARTIGGAMVVEGAQVVVGDVNQPENIGYEVLCRRHHRRRMTAATAHAGALSPDVLPIAPV; translated from the coding sequence ATGCCCGAGCTGGTGTTCTTCTCCGGAACGATGGACTGCGGGAAGTCCACGCTGGCTCTCCAGATCGAGCACAACCGCTCGGCACGGGGCCTGCAGGGCATGATCTTCACGCGCGACGACCGTGCGGGCGAGGGCAAGCTCTCCTCGCGCCTCGGCCTCGTCACCGACGCGGTCGAGGTGGCGGACGACCAGGACCTGTACGCCTACGTCGTCGACCACCTCTCCCAGGGCGGCCGGGCGGACTACGTGATCGCGGACGAGGCGCAGTTCCTCGCCCCGGGGCAGATCGACCAGCTGGCGCGCGTGGTGGACGACCTCGACGTCGACGTGTTCGCCTTCGGCATCACCACCGACTTCCGCTCCAAGCTCTTCCCCGGCTCCCAGCGACTCGTCGAACTCGCCGACCGGGTCGAGGTCCTCCAGGTCGAGGCCCTGTGCTGGTGCGGAGCCCGCGCCACGCACAACGCCCGCACCATAGGCGGCGCGATGGTGGTCGAGGGCGCCCAGGTCGTCGTCGGTGACGTCAACCAGCCGGAGAACATCGGCTACGAGGTCCTGTGCCGCCGGCACCACCGTCGCCGTATGACGGCCGCCACGGCTCACGCGGGCGCACTGTCACCGGACGTCCTGCCGATCGCCCCTGTCTGA
- a CDS encoding alkaline phosphatase family protein encodes MALPTWDHPEPLAVDSAPVPEYGAGSLADVLPTLAAGMSVPDMTAAIPELTPADRNCVFLIDGLGWEQLRAHPDEAPFMTSLLASSRGGTGRPITAGYPATTATSLASIGTGLPPGAHGLPGYTARNPATGELMNQLRWNPWTDPRAWQPHPTIFQLADAAGVHTAQVSSPTFQNTPLTKVALSGGTFHGRLSGEERMDLAAEQLAAGDRSLVYTYYAEVDGKGHRFGIDSDPWRGQLMYVDRLVQRLAEQLPPRSALYVTADHGMIDIPFDEQHRIDFDEDWELRAGVALLGGEGRARHVYAVPGAQADVLTCWREVLGEQFWIASRDEAIAAGWFGPRVDERVYARLGDVIAAARDDVLIIASEREPKESAMVGNHGSMTPVEQLVPLLQVRS; translated from the coding sequence ATGGCCCTGCCCACCTGGGACCACCCGGAACCGCTCGCCGTCGACTCCGCGCCCGTCCCCGAATACGGCGCCGGTTCCCTGGCCGACGTGCTGCCGACGCTCGCCGCCGGCATGTCCGTGCCCGACATGACCGCCGCCATACCGGAACTGACCCCGGCCGACCGCAACTGCGTCTTCCTGATCGACGGTCTCGGCTGGGAGCAGCTCCGGGCCCACCCGGACGAAGCCCCCTTCATGACCTCGCTCCTCGCCTCCTCGCGCGGTGGCACGGGGCGTCCGATCACGGCGGGCTACCCGGCCACCACCGCGACCTCCCTCGCCTCCATCGGCACCGGCCTGCCCCCGGGCGCGCACGGCCTGCCGGGCTACACCGCACGCAACCCCGCGACCGGCGAGCTGATGAACCAGCTCCGCTGGAATCCGTGGACCGACCCGCGCGCGTGGCAGCCCCACCCCACGATCTTCCAGCTGGCCGACGCCGCGGGCGTGCACACCGCCCAGGTCTCCTCGCCCACCTTCCAGAACACGCCGCTGACGAAGGTCGCGCTGAGCGGCGGCACGTTCCACGGACGGCTGTCCGGCGAGGAGCGCATGGACCTCGCCGCCGAGCAACTGGCCGCGGGCGACCGCTCCTTGGTCTACACGTACTACGCCGAGGTCGACGGCAAGGGCCACCGTTTCGGCATCGACTCCGACCCCTGGCGCGGCCAGCTGATGTACGTCGACCGCCTCGTCCAGCGCCTCGCGGAGCAGCTCCCGCCGCGCTCGGCGCTGTATGTCACCGCCGACCACGGCATGATCGACATCCCGTTCGACGAGCAGCACCGCATCGACTTCGACGAGGACTGGGAGCTGCGCGCCGGCGTGGCCCTGCTGGGCGGCGAGGGCCGCGCCCGTCACGTCTACGCGGTCCCGGGCGCCCAGGCGGACGTGCTGACCTGCTGGCGCGAGGTCCTCGGCGAGCAGTTCTGGATCGCGTCCCGGGACGAGGCGATCGCGGCGGGCTGGTTCGGCCCGCGAGTCGACGAGCGGGTCTACGCCCGGCTCGGTGATGTCATCGCCGCCGCCCGGGACGACGTCCTGATCATCGCGTCCGAGCGGGAGCCCAAGGAGTCGGCGATGGTCGGCAACCACGGCTCGATGACCCCCGTCGAGCAGCTGGTCCCGCTGCTGCAAGTGCGTTCCTGA
- a CDS encoding DUF5998 family protein, which produces MAKTSTTTQGLRAAIERSGYYPALVAEAVEAAIGGDTIRSYLVHQETTFDANEVRRHVTVLVLTGNRFIVSHTDEQNADTTSPTPYATTSTESVKLGRISSVVVSRVVANPESYTPGTLPREVVLTIGWGAVSRIDLEPAACGDPNCEADHGYTGNSTADDLSLRVSEAGDGPETVQQALAFAQSLSEATADVTR; this is translated from the coding sequence ATGGCCAAGACCAGTACGACGACCCAGGGGCTGCGAGCGGCGATCGAGCGCAGCGGCTACTACCCGGCCCTCGTGGCCGAGGCGGTGGAGGCCGCGATCGGCGGCGACACCATCCGGTCGTACCTGGTCCATCAGGAGACGACGTTCGACGCGAACGAGGTGCGGCGCCACGTCACCGTGCTCGTCCTCACCGGCAACCGCTTCATCGTCAGCCACACCGACGAGCAGAACGCGGACACCACGTCTCCCACCCCCTACGCCACGACGTCGACCGAGTCCGTGAAGCTCGGCCGGATCTCGTCCGTCGTCGTCAGCCGCGTCGTCGCGAACCCCGAGTCGTACACCCCGGGCACGCTGCCCCGTGAGGTCGTCCTGACCATCGGATGGGGCGCCGTCAGCCGTATCGACCTGGAGCCCGCCGCCTGCGGCGACCCCAACTGCGAGGCGGACCACGGCTACACGGGCAACTCGACGGCCGACGACCTCAGCCTGCGCGTCAGCGAGGCGGGGGACGGCCCCGAGACCGTGCAGCAGGCCCTCGCCTTCGCACAGTCCCTCTCCGAAGCGACCGCGGACGTCACCCGCTGA